From Vogesella sp. XCS3, the proteins below share one genomic window:
- a CDS encoding MFS transporter encodes MRDIRQQGAWRMLMIWVLGFASGLPLALSGTAMQAWLTLDGIDVATIGFLSLVGLPYTFKFLWAPLMDRFEPPWLGRRRGWLVLTQLGLAAVLMAMSGMQPASDVQGFALLAVLLSFLSASQDVVIDAYRTDVVQPAERGLASSLGVFGYRLAMVLSGGIAMVWADPLNGNGWSWGTVYQVMAAIMLAAAVISLLFVPPVPKDNVAPVSDARNDLKGFAAVLLAVVIGYQFTAHVAAPLAERVVAPFYPAVTETPASPAANPAPATPVASTVVAKTAEAAKPAADKGDKKGNPNQKKWVDLLSLLLGMAFTLPLAWWAAQKARFDTLNRSLGNYFSMEAAGAFLALIILYKLGDAFAGALTTTFLLKGAGFAQAEIGVVNKVIGIWLTIVGALAGGALMLRLGLYRSLMAFGVLQLLSNLGFWLVAVSGKGAWGSFTLPAFDWLIVALKDSSQVDYLLLFAVAVENLSGGMGTAAFVAFLMALCNQKFTATQFALLSAFSAVGRVWVGPLSGVLTESIGWPAFFLFSTAAALPGLLMLARLKSRVQALDVPKGPVALDD; translated from the coding sequence ATGCGCGATATTCGGCAGCAAGGCGCGTGGCGCATGCTGATGATCTGGGTGCTGGGCTTTGCCAGCGGCTTGCCACTGGCACTGTCCGGTACCGCCATGCAGGCGTGGCTGACGCTGGATGGTATCGACGTGGCCACCATCGGCTTTCTGAGTCTGGTGGGCTTGCCGTATACCTTCAAGTTCCTGTGGGCGCCGCTGATGGACCGCTTCGAGCCGCCGTGGCTGGGGCGCCGTCGCGGCTGGCTGGTGCTCACTCAGCTGGGCTTGGCCGCCGTGCTGATGGCCATGTCCGGCATGCAGCCGGCCAGCGACGTGCAGGGCTTTGCCTTGCTGGCGGTGCTGCTGTCCTTTCTGTCCGCCTCGCAAGACGTGGTGATCGACGCCTACCGTACCGACGTGGTGCAGCCGGCCGAGCGCGGCCTGGCGTCGTCGCTGGGGGTGTTCGGCTACCGGCTGGCCATGGTGCTGTCCGGCGGTATCGCCATGGTGTGGGCCGACCCGCTCAACGGCAACGGCTGGAGCTGGGGCACTGTCTATCAGGTGATGGCCGCCATCATGTTGGCCGCTGCGGTGATCTCGCTGCTGTTTGTACCGCCGGTACCCAAGGACAATGTGGCGCCGGTTAGCGACGCGCGCAACGACCTGAAAGGCTTTGCTGCCGTGCTGCTGGCGGTGGTCATCGGTTACCAATTCACCGCCCACGTCGCGGCGCCGCTGGCCGAACGTGTGGTGGCACCGTTCTACCCGGCGGTGACCGAGACACCGGCCAGCCCTGCGGCCAACCCTGCGCCTGCCACGCCTGTCGCCAGTACCGTGGTCGCCAAAACTGCCGAGGCCGCCAAGCCTGCGGCGGACAAGGGCGACAAGAAAGGCAACCCCAACCAGAAAAAATGGGTAGATCTGCTATCGCTGCTGCTGGGTATGGCCTTTACGCTGCCGCTGGCGTGGTGGGCGGCGCAGAAGGCGCGCTTCGATACGCTGAACCGCTCGCTGGGTAACTATTTCAGTATGGAAGCCGCCGGTGCCTTTTTGGCGCTGATCATCCTGTACAAGCTGGGTGACGCCTTTGCCGGCGCGCTGACGACTACCTTTCTGCTGAAGGGCGCCGGCTTTGCCCAGGCCGAGATCGGCGTGGTAAACAAGGTGATCGGCATCTGGCTCACCATCGTCGGCGCGCTGGCCGGCGGCGCGCTGATGCTGCGCCTGGGCCTGTACCGCTCGCTGATGGCCTTCGGCGTGTTGCAGCTGTTGTCCAACCTGGGCTTCTGGCTGGTGGCGGTGTCGGGCAAAGGCGCGTGGGGCAGCTTTACCCTGCCGGCCTTTGACTGGCTGATTGTGGCGCTGAAAGACAGCAGCCAGGTGGACTACCTGCTGCTGTTTGCCGTGGCGGTAGAAAACCTGTCCGGTGGCATGGGCACTGCGGCGTTTGTGGCCTTCCTGATGGCGCTGTGCAACCAGAAATTTACTGCTACCCAGTTTGCGCTACTGTCCGCCTTCTCTGCCGTTGGCCGCGTGTGGGTAGGGCCGCTGTCCGGCGTGCTGACCGAAAGCATAGGCTGGCCGGCGTTCTTCCTGTTCTCCACCGCTGCGGCGCTGCCGGGCTTGCTGATGCTGGCACGGCTGAAATCACGGGTGCAGGCGCTGGACGTGCCCAAGGGGCCGGTAGCGCTGGACGATTAG